A stretch of Cellulosilyticum sp. I15G10I2 DNA encodes these proteins:
- a CDS encoding stalk domain-containing protein has translation MQKNKVFLFIYLSCFLLLGFLSSSSVNASSQNIIIYLNNKPLVSQTAPFIEKGVTLVPMRLIFEALEAKVGWVAETQTVIAKKNATSITLTIGQKSAFIDINKQELRLPPILRNGTTYVPLRFISESLGANVTWDEKNKAVFIDSKPESLTNVSQLGASQISKALSIQEIGQMEKAIAFIYNHALDGTDSFGSGFSISEDGKIVTNYHVIANAENLTVSLDTDKEYTDITVLGYDVHKDIALLQINTPDKLPFCRLGDSDKVILGDSIVVIGNPMGLRNTLSTGIISSLKQQGFIQISAPISPGSSGGALFNMHGEVIGITSAAIFDGQNLGFCIPINEIKNISIASPLTLTELNKAENTLSAPQNVRAFPLSSSEIAVQWDYNPTIDYYYVYFCDNPSGKFVPFLDEYNTKRQFDWFEPYSMSNYDLPSGSTIYYQITAVKNGTESPFSQVVSATTLKDDTTGFIDIVKQGSFNQFPNQKVDVYFNAFFKNPKWTYFRSEQDENIVEFTGTYPYKNSENLVLIQFAVNPTFKSFEVVYLERDGYGLSSYALEDLVKAIFSQ, from the coding sequence GTGCAAAAAAATAAGGTTTTTCTTTTTATTTATTTGAGCTGCTTTTTATTATTAGGATTTCTAAGCAGTTCTTCTGTCAATGCCTCTTCTCAAAATATTATTATCTATCTTAATAATAAACCTTTAGTAAGTCAAACAGCTCCTTTTATCGAAAAAGGGGTAACGTTGGTTCCCATGCGTTTAATCTTTGAAGCGCTCGAGGCAAAGGTTGGGTGGGTAGCTGAAACCCAGACTGTTATTGCCAAAAAAAATGCTACAAGTATCACTTTAACAATAGGTCAAAAGTCTGCTTTTATAGATATTAACAAGCAGGAACTCCGTTTACCTCCTATTCTAAGAAATGGGACTACTTATGTTCCTTTAAGATTTATAAGCGAAAGTCTTGGAGCTAACGTTACATGGGATGAAAAAAATAAAGCCGTTTTTATAGACTCAAAGCCTGAGTCTTTGACTAATGTTTCTCAACTAGGCGCTTCTCAAATCTCTAAAGCACTTTCTATTCAAGAAATAGGACAAATGGAAAAAGCCATTGCTTTCATCTATAATCATGCGCTAGATGGCACTGACTCTTTTGGCAGTGGATTTTCTATTTCTGAAGATGGTAAAATTGTAACAAACTATCATGTCATTGCTAATGCCGAAAACTTAACTGTTTCTCTAGATACTGATAAGGAATACACTGATATCACTGTACTCGGTTATGATGTACATAAAGATATTGCCCTTCTCCAAATAAATACCCCGGATAAACTCCCTTTTTGTAGGCTTGGTGATTCAGATAAAGTCATTTTAGGTGATAGTATTGTTGTAATCGGCAATCCTATGGGACTTAGAAACACACTATCTACCGGCATTATTAGTTCTTTAAAGCAGCAAGGCTTTATACAAATTAGTGCACCAATCAGCCCCGGCAGCAGCGGAGGCGCCTTATTTAATATGCACGGAGAAGTTATTGGTATTACATCTGCAGCTATTTTTGATGGGCAAAATCTTGGCTTTTGTATTCCCATTAATGAAATAAAGAATATATCTATTGCTAGTCCCTTGACGCTCACCGAGTTAAATAAAGCAGAAAATACACTAAGTGCACCTCAGAATGTACGTGCCTTTCCATTATCCTCAAGCGAAATAGCGGTTCAATGGGATTATAATCCAACAATTGACTACTATTATGTTTATTTTTGTGATAACCCGAGTGGTAAATTTGTTCCCTTTTTGGATGAGTACAACACTAAAAGACAATTTGATTGGTTTGAACCTTATAGTATGAGTAACTATGATTTACCTTCTGGATCAACGATATATTATCAGATAACAGCTGTTAAAAATGGGACTGAATCTCCTTTTAGTCAGGTAGTTAGTGCTACTACACTAAAAGATGATACTACTGGATTTATTGATATTGTTAAACAAGGCAGTTTCAATCAATTTCCTAATCAAAAAGTCGATGTTTATTTTAATGCCTTCTTTAAAAATCCTAAGTGGACTTATTTTCGATCTGAACAAGATGAGAATATTGTTGAATTTACAGGTACCTATCCCTATAAAAATAGTGAAAACCTCGTGCTGATTCAATTTGCTGTTAACCCCACTTTCAAATCTTTTGAAGTTGTCTATCTAGAAAGAGATGGCTATGGCCTCTCCTCCTACGCCCTTGAAGATCTTGTAAAAGCAATTTTTAGCCAATAA
- a CDS encoding carboxypeptidase M32 — translation MKVELLRAYMSKMCDLNHAVQLLQWDLKTKAPKNAVDTHVAAIATLSTESFKMSVSDEMKEFILTFENSDKLDDIVKSCLKDLKRTYERSKNIPEKLYNEYVSHTSKTNMVWENAKRNNDFESFKPYLEKTVAYNKEMAAHIDSGKNIYDVLLDNYETGIPADKINSLFEELKNGVLPLLESISHKERVDDTKLFGDFEKHKQKDLAEYVLKIIGYDFESGRLDESEHPFTTGTPPHDVRVTTRYDEKDIRSALFTVIHEGGHGIYEQNISPALIKTPLAAGTCMGIHESQSRLYENMIGKNISFWEPIYNKVGEIFPQFQNIELEVFHKAINIVEPSLIRVDADELTYNLHIILRYELEKALFTGDLQVKDLPEAWREKMKKYLGITPPSDTKGVLQDCHWAEGAFGYFPSYALGNIYGAQFVQKMEEEVGSLDYLLKKQRLDIIKDWLRNNIHRFGKMKTSAELIKDVCKSDIDVKPIITYYQNKYRKLYAI, via the coding sequence ATGAAAGTTGAACTTTTAAGAGCGTATATGTCTAAAATGTGTGATTTAAATCATGCTGTGCAGTTACTGCAGTGGGATCTTAAAACAAAAGCACCTAAGAATGCGGTAGATACACACGTTGCCGCTATTGCAACTTTATCAACGGAGAGTTTTAAAATGAGTGTCTCAGACGAGATGAAAGAGTTTATTTTAACTTTTGAAAATAGTGACAAGCTTGATGATATTGTGAAGAGTTGCTTAAAAGACTTAAAAAGAACTTATGAAAGATCTAAAAATATCCCTGAAAAACTTTATAATGAGTATGTTTCACACACATCTAAGACAAATATGGTTTGGGAAAATGCCAAACGTAACAACGATTTTGAAAGCTTTAAGCCTTATTTAGAAAAAACGGTCGCCTATAATAAAGAAATGGCAGCGCATATTGATTCTGGCAAAAATATTTATGATGTGCTGTTGGATAATTATGAGACAGGGATCCCAGCTGATAAAATTAATAGCCTTTTTGAGGAACTTAAAAATGGCGTGCTGCCTCTGTTAGAAAGTATCAGTCACAAAGAGAGAGTAGATGATACTAAGTTATTTGGAGATTTTGAAAAACATAAGCAAAAAGATCTTGCAGAGTATGTTTTAAAAATAATAGGCTATGACTTTGAAAGCGGAAGATTGGATGAGAGTGAGCATCCTTTTACAACAGGAACACCACCTCATGATGTAAGGGTAACTACCCGATATGATGAAAAAGATATTAGAAGCGCTTTATTTACTGTGATTCATGAAGGCGGACATGGTATTTATGAACAGAATATTTCACCGGCACTTATTAAAACACCTCTTGCAGCAGGAACTTGCATGGGTATACACGAGAGTCAATCAAGACTTTATGAAAATATGATAGGAAAAAATATCAGTTTTTGGGAGCCAATTTATAATAAGGTAGGAGAAATATTCCCGCAGTTTCAGAACATCGAATTAGAGGTTTTTCATAAAGCTATTAATATTGTTGAACCCTCACTTATTCGCGTAGATGCAGATGAACTCACCTATAATCTGCATATTATATTAAGATATGAGCTTGAAAAAGCTTTATTTACAGGAGACTTACAAGTAAAAGATTTACCGGAAGCTTGGAGAGAGAAAATGAAAAAGTACTTAGGTATTACGCCACCGTCAGATACGAAGGGGGTACTGCAAGACTGTCACTGGGCTGAGGGAGCTTTTGGTTATTTTCCGTCCTATGCACTTGGGAATATCTACGGGGCACAGTTTGTACAAAAAATGGAAGAAGAAGTAGGTTCGCTTGATTATTTATTAAAAAAGCAAAGATTGGATATTATAAAAGACTGGCTTAGAAATAATATTCATCGTTTTGGAAAAATGAAAACATCAGCAGAGCTTATAAAAGATGTGTGTAAGAGTGATATTGATGTGAAACCGATTATCACTTATTATCAAAATAAATATCGTAAACTTTATGCTATATAG
- a CDS encoding NUDIX hydrolase: MNQNIIQKLTCLAETRFLSLYDATYQNKNGKTKHWMIASRKNYETLIAQYFEQKEDQTDAVVIAALHKPTQCLVLIRQFRVPLNDYVYELPAGLIDHGEDINKALTRELKEETGLSVLKITETMGSYKAYLSAGMTEESAALIYCTCEGTATSQYLEEDEVIEAFLVSQDEAKKLIKNNVKMDIKALMAVQSFIKLGAKLFEELSL, encoded by the coding sequence ATGAATCAAAATATAATACAAAAGCTTACGTGTTTAGCAGAAACAAGATTTTTGAGCCTGTATGATGCAACATATCAGAATAAAAATGGCAAGACTAAACATTGGATGATTGCTTCAAGGAAAAATTATGAAACTTTAATAGCTCAGTATTTTGAGCAAAAAGAAGATCAAACAGATGCTGTCGTAATCGCAGCGCTGCATAAGCCCACCCAGTGTTTAGTGCTTATCAGACAATTTAGAGTACCACTAAATGACTATGTGTATGAACTTCCAGCAGGTCTTATTGATCATGGAGAAGACATAAATAAAGCATTAACCAGGGAATTGAAAGAAGAAACAGGGCTTAGCGTATTGAAGATTACTGAAACTATGGGAAGTTATAAAGCGTATCTGTCAGCAGGTATGACAGAAGAATCAGCAGCTCTGATTTATTGCACCTGTGAAGGGACAGCTACATCACAGTATCTAGAAGAAGATGAAGTGATTGAAGCTTTCTTAGTTTCACAAGATGAAGCAAAAAAACTTATAAAGAACAATGTCAAAATGGATATTAAAGCACTTATGGCGGTACAAAGCTTTATTAAGCTAGGGGCAAAGTTGTTTGAAGAGCTCAGTTTATAA
- a CDS encoding Gfo/Idh/MocA family protein translates to MNKVRWGIIGAGNISNTFAKAVLTLPRAELAAVAARNLDSAKAFALKYDIPKVYGSYLEMVKDNEIDAVYIATPHSHHYEHMMLCLENGKHVLCEKAFTVNEQLSKKVIDVAKSKKLMLMEAFWTRFLPMTQKIKELIAENSIGEIKAIHTHFGFDLTHLGPKSRVFDLTLAGGALLDVGVYVINSATMYLGNKPDKITCVGKKGQTGADYKNSIILEYGDKIATLSSSIDTRYANKQFIVGTKGMIEVPEFWQCQKAIITEHNKEVYEINLPHGVNGFEYEIGHFMDCLFEGKTESDIMTFENTLAIAKITDACRKQMDLVYPFE, encoded by the coding sequence ATGAATAAAGTAAGATGGGGAATAATCGGAGCAGGTAATATATCTAATACATTTGCAAAAGCGGTACTTACACTGCCAAGAGCGGAGCTTGCTGCAGTTGCTGCAAGGAATTTAGATTCAGCTAAGGCGTTTGCTTTAAAGTATGATATACCAAAAGTGTATGGTTCGTATCTTGAAATGGTCAAAGATAATGAAATAGATGCTGTCTATATAGCGACACCTCATAGTCACCATTATGAACATATGATGCTATGTCTTGAAAATGGCAAACATGTTTTATGTGAAAAAGCTTTTACGGTTAATGAACAGCTCTCCAAAAAAGTAATAGATGTTGCAAAGTCTAAGAAGCTGATGCTAATGGAGGCTTTTTGGACTCGATTTTTGCCTATGACACAAAAGATTAAAGAGCTTATTGCAGAAAATAGTATTGGTGAAATTAAGGCAATACACACACATTTTGGGTTTGACCTTACACATCTTGGGCCCAAAAGCAGAGTATTTGATTTAACTCTTGCAGGTGGAGCACTCCTAGATGTAGGTGTTTATGTAATAAATTCAGCAACAATGTATTTGGGGAATAAGCCTGATAAAATTACTTGTGTTGGGAAGAAGGGGCAGACCGGTGCTGATTATAAAAACAGTATCATTTTGGAATACGGAGATAAAATAGCGACTTTGAGCAGTAGTATTGATACGCGTTACGCTAATAAGCAGTTTATAGTAGGGACAAAAGGCATGATAGAAGTGCCAGAATTTTGGCAATGCCAAAAAGCTATTATAACAGAGCATAATAAAGAAGTTTATGAAATTAATTTACCTCATGGTGTTAATGGGTTTGAATATGAGATCGGTCACTTTATGGACTGTTTGTTTGAGGGTAAAACAGAAAGTGATATTATGACATTTGAAAATACACTGGCTATCGCTAAAATTACAGATGCATGCAGAAAACAGATGGATTTGGTATATCCTTTTGAATAG
- a CDS encoding MarR family winged helix-turn-helix transcriptional regulator, whose amino-acid sequence MDAPDKKEFIFGSIFLLANRLQVLGDRWDSDITMKQWFLIVMIAQFKESPPTLSEVAEFMGSSRQNVKQLALKLQKRNFLCIEKDAKDSRALRLLLTEECQEFFLKRQEREQAFLAELYKGISETRLNEVYQGIYQLGENVFEMDEKSKGGKRI is encoded by the coding sequence ATGGATGCACCAGATAAAAAGGAATTTATTTTTGGGAGTATTTTTCTGCTTGCTAATAGGTTACAAGTACTAGGTGATAGATGGGATTCAGATATAACGATGAAACAGTGGTTTTTAATTGTTATGATAGCACAATTTAAAGAAAGCCCGCCTACACTGAGTGAAGTCGCAGAATTTATGGGCAGTTCCCGCCAAAATGTTAAACAGTTAGCACTTAAACTTCAAAAACGGAATTTTTTATGTATTGAAAAGGATGCAAAAGACAGTAGAGCGCTAAGGCTATTGCTTACAGAGGAATGTCAGGAGTTCTTTTTAAAAAGGCAGGAAAGAGAACAAGCTTTTCTAGCAGAACTTTATAAAGGAATTAGTGAAACGAGATTAAATGAAGTGTATCAGGGGATCTATCAATTAGGTGAAAATGTATTTGAGATGGACGAAAAATCAAAAGGAGGAAAAAGAATATGA
- a CDS encoding flavodoxin domain-containing protein, with translation MKTLITYASKHGAARKCAQMLKEKIAGDNEVIDLKNVKNIDLSQYDNVVIGGSIYVGAIQKQVTEFCSQNIEILKKKKIGLFISCMNENEAEKQLNQVFPQELLEAACVKKSCGGEFNFKSMNFMEKMIIKMISKAEAKNNPKAKPINIRENVSKLILANINEIAQAMQV, from the coding sequence ATGAAAACATTAATAACTTATGCAAGTAAACATGGAGCGGCCAGAAAGTGCGCACAAATGCTAAAAGAAAAGATAGCAGGGGATAATGAAGTGATTGATTTAAAAAATGTGAAAAATATAGATCTTAGTCAGTATGATAACGTTGTTATTGGAGGGTCTATTTATGTTGGCGCGATTCAAAAACAGGTTACAGAGTTTTGTAGTCAAAATATCGAAATACTTAAGAAAAAGAAAATAGGATTATTTATAAGCTGTATGAATGAAAATGAAGCAGAGAAGCAACTTAATCAAGTTTTTCCACAAGAGCTTTTAGAAGCAGCTTGTGTAAAAAAATCATGTGGTGGAGAATTTAATTTTAAAAGTATGAACTTTATGGAAAAGATGATTATTAAAATGATATCTAAAGCAGAAGCGAAGAATAATCCAAAGGCAAAGCCAATTAATATAAGAGAAAATGTATCTAAGCTTATATTAGCTAATATCAATGAAATCGCCCAAGCCATGCAAGTATAG
- a CDS encoding FMN-binding protein codes for MKKILKIVGVVIAIIVIIGVFFITRGLKEGAAMTMQDINPSVFSDGKYYGIYREGRWLSEVDVIIKDQKIILIELLSEPMIHPGKADFSQELFDRVIAKQTTNIDVISGATVTSKAYLKSVENALNK; via the coding sequence ATGAAAAAAATATTAAAAATAGTAGGCGTTGTTATTGCTATTATAGTAATAATAGGAGTGTTTTTTATTACAAGAGGACTTAAAGAAGGCGCTGCAATGACTATGCAGGATATTAATCCATCAGTTTTTAGCGACGGGAAGTACTATGGTATTTATCGTGAGGGTAGATGGTTAAGTGAGGTAGATGTCATCATTAAAGATCAGAAGATTATTCTTATCGAACTACTTTCAGAGCCGATGATCCATCCAGGTAAAGCAGACTTTTCACAAGAGTTATTTGACCGTGTTATCGCTAAGCAAACTACAAATATAGATGTAATCTCAGGGGCTACGGTAACTTCAAAAGCCTACTTGAAGTCTGTTGAAAACGCATTAAATAAGTAA